A region of Thermostichus vulcanus str. 'Rupite' DNA encodes the following proteins:
- a CDS encoding GTP cyclohydrolase II, translating into MAEPSSRPRHIVLTSHPSPHGAQTQPIRWGSLDPLQRGPVVGTLTNPAHRNVIGTHAGAYALYRALAVASGSLQPDHRADLTNTAPVVSIGPYASWGDADRIVSLDPWGAIVGEVFAPFYAQGYDIRPTIAITRAHINMPELQEAVSKGRLQVDGRILKDNGDLVVTKAAIEPVWYLPGIAKRLQVSESLLRRTLFEQTGGMFPELVTRSDLSVFLPPIGGQTVYIVGQVAAITDPALPLAVRVHDECNGSDVFGSDICTCRPYLVHGIEECIRTAQAGGAGVIVYLRKEGRALGEVTKFLVYNARKRQEGGDRADAYFARTECVAGVQDMRFQELMPDVLHWLGITRIDRLISMSDLKYRAITSSGIEVIQRVPIPEDLIPADARVEIEAKKAAGYYTEGEVPDAERLAQTQGRAWVE; encoded by the coding sequence ATGGCCGAACCTTCCTCCCGTCCCCGTCACATTGTCCTTACCTCCCATCCCTCCCCTCATGGCGCACAAACCCAGCCGATCCGCTGGGGATCCCTCGATCCGCTACAGCGTGGCCCCGTGGTGGGTACCCTGACCAATCCTGCCCATCGCAACGTCATTGGAACCCATGCGGGGGCCTATGCGCTTTACCGAGCCTTGGCGGTGGCCAGTGGATCTTTGCAACCGGATCACCGGGCGGATCTGACCAATACTGCCCCTGTGGTGTCGATTGGCCCCTATGCCAGTTGGGGAGATGCGGATCGGATTGTGTCTTTGGATCCCTGGGGAGCGATTGTTGGGGAAGTCTTTGCCCCCTTTTATGCCCAGGGTTACGATATTCGGCCTACCATTGCCATCACCCGTGCCCACATCAACATGCCGGAGCTGCAGGAGGCGGTGAGCAAAGGGCGGTTACAGGTGGATGGCCGAATCTTGAAGGACAATGGCGACCTGGTGGTGACCAAAGCGGCGATTGAACCGGTCTGGTATTTGCCGGGGATTGCCAAACGGCTTCAGGTGAGCGAAAGTCTGCTGCGACGGACTCTTTTTGAGCAAACGGGAGGGATGTTTCCAGAATTGGTGACCCGCTCAGATTTATCGGTGTTTTTGCCGCCCATTGGTGGTCAGACGGTGTATATCGTCGGGCAAGTGGCCGCTATCACCGATCCGGCTCTGCCCCTGGCGGTGCGGGTACACGATGAATGCAATGGATCGGATGTGTTTGGTTCCGATATTTGTACCTGCCGTCCCTATCTGGTTCATGGCATCGAGGAATGCATTAGAACGGCACAGGCGGGTGGAGCTGGGGTGATTGTGTACCTGCGCAAGGAGGGCCGTGCGCTGGGAGAAGTGACCAAGTTTCTGGTCTATAACGCCCGCAAACGCCAGGAGGGAGGGGATCGGGCCGATGCCTATTTTGCCCGTACCGAATGCGTGGCGGGAGTGCAGGATATGCGCTTTCAGGAGTTGATGCCGGATGTGCTCCACTGGCTGGGCATCACCCGGATCGATCGCCTGATTTCCATGAGCGACCTAAAGTATCGGGCCATCACCAGCTCTGGCATTGAGGTGATCCAGAGGGTGCCTATCCCAGAAGACTTGATCCCAGCAGATGCTCGCGTGGAGATCGAAGCCAAGAAAGCGGCTGGCTACTATACCGAAGGTGAGGTGCCGGATGCAGAACGACTGGCCCAAACCCAAGGACGAGCATGGGTGGAGTGA
- the cbiE gene encoding precorrin-6y C5,15-methyltransferase (decarboxylating) subunit CbiE, whose protein sequence is MVTVNPSGQHPKLAVVGVALDGSVASWGIPPLSEAQTLIGVPSLLTHFADHPARKVPLTGAVESWIPLLKQELAQGSLVLLASGDPLFFGIGRLLTEHFPPEQLAFYPQVSSVQLALNRLQIPWQEATILSVHGRGLEQLESILKQGSSPVVVLTDPQHSPYLLAQLIRDLRLPTHYQAWVCSQLGSPQEQIVPLEEGQAQTFPSPNLMVLRRVEREPDPSHWPLVGIPDDQFHTFPDQPGLITKQAIRLLTLGSLQLPQTGVVWDIGAGTGSVAIEMARLSAGLQVYAIERNAMGVRLIERNIERFGLENVQVIAGAAPEVLESLPDPDRVLLGGGGKAMGSLLPLLQARLRPQGVLVANFATLETCSETLQWLRSQGWQVRVEHIQISRSIPLAEGTRFAPLNPVYLLQGIPSSQNMRKP, encoded by the coding sequence ATGGTTACAGTGAATCCATCTGGCCAGCACCCAAAGCTAGCGGTGGTGGGGGTAGCCTTGGATGGTTCCGTTGCCTCTTGGGGGATCCCACCTCTATCCGAGGCGCAAACCTTGATCGGGGTGCCCAGTCTCCTGACCCACTTTGCCGATCATCCGGCTCGCAAGGTGCCTTTGACCGGAGCTGTGGAGAGCTGGATCCCGCTCCTGAAACAGGAACTGGCCCAAGGATCTCTGGTGCTGTTAGCCAGCGGGGATCCCCTCTTTTTTGGCATTGGGCGACTGTTGACTGAGCATTTTCCCCCCGAGCAATTGGCCTTTTACCCTCAGGTCAGCTCGGTACAGTTGGCCCTGAATCGATTGCAGATCCCTTGGCAGGAGGCAACGATTCTCAGTGTGCACGGGCGAGGGTTGGAGCAGCTGGAATCCATCCTCAAACAGGGATCCTCCCCGGTTGTGGTGCTGACGGATCCACAGCATTCTCCCTACCTACTGGCGCAATTGATCCGGGATTTACGCTTGCCCACCCACTATCAAGCCTGGGTCTGTAGTCAACTGGGATCCCCTCAGGAACAGATAGTTCCCCTGGAGGAGGGCCAAGCTCAAACCTTCCCCAGTCCCAATCTGATGGTGCTGCGGCGGGTGGAACGGGAGCCAGATCCCAGTCACTGGCCGCTGGTGGGGATCCCGGACGATCAGTTTCATACCTTTCCGGATCAACCGGGCCTAATCACCAAACAAGCGATTCGTCTGCTCACCTTGGGATCCCTGCAACTGCCCCAAACAGGAGTGGTGTGGGACATTGGCGCAGGCACAGGTTCAGTGGCTATCGAAATGGCGCGATTATCGGCAGGGCTGCAGGTGTACGCGATTGAGCGCAACGCCATGGGGGTTCGCTTGATCGAGCGCAATATTGAGCGCTTTGGTCTTGAAAATGTCCAGGTGATTGCCGGTGCGGCCCCGGAGGTGTTGGAGTCCTTGCCGGATCCGGATCGCGTTTTGCTAGGGGGGGGAGGAAAAGCGATGGGATCCCTACTGCCCCTGTTGCAAGCCCGGCTACGGCCCCAAGGGGTTTTGGTGGCCAACTTCGCCACGCTGGAAACCTGTAGCGAGACTCTGCAATGGCTACGCTCTCAGGGCTGGCAAGTCAGGGTAGAGCACATTCAGATCTCCCGTTCAATCCCCCTGGCGGAGGGTACCCGTTTTGCTCCCTTGAACCCGGTTTACTTGCTGCAAGGGATCCCTTCATCACAAAACATGAGGAAGCCCTAG
- a CDS encoding NYN domain-containing protein — MLRLEPDPGFQSADPLQDNRGRVAIFIDGSNLFYAALQLGIEIDYTRLLKTLSGRSPLLRSFFYTGVDRNNEKQQGFLLWMRRNGYRVVTKDLTQLPDGSKKANLDVEIAVDMLSLVRWYETAVLVSGDGDLAYAVNAVSYQGVRVEVVSLRSMTSDQLINLADRYIDLESLKDQIKKTNRPSYLYRPGFTTDEEDEG, encoded by the coding sequence ATGCTGCGTCTTGAGCCTGATCCCGGCTTTCAGTCTGCGGATCCCTTGCAGGACAACCGTGGACGTGTAGCCATATTCATCGATGGATCTAACCTGTTCTATGCGGCCCTGCAACTTGGCATTGAGATCGACTACACGCGCCTGCTCAAGACGTTGAGTGGCCGTTCCCCCCTCTTGCGTTCATTCTTTTACACCGGTGTCGATCGCAATAATGAGAAGCAACAGGGGTTTTTGCTCTGGATGCGCCGGAATGGCTACCGCGTTGTCACCAAAGACCTAACTCAATTGCCCGATGGCTCCAAAAAGGCCAATCTGGATGTAGAAATTGCCGTCGATATGCTGTCTTTGGTGCGTTGGTATGAGACCGCCGTGCTGGTGAGCGGCGATGGCGATTTGGCTTATGCGGTCAACGCGGTGAGCTACCAGGGAGTACGGGTCGAGGTGGTTAGCCTACGCTCTATGACCAGTGATCAATTGATCAACCTGGCGGATCGCTACATCGATTTGGAATCCCTAAAAGATCAAATTAAGAAGACCAATCGCCCTTCTTACCTGTACCGACCGGGGTTCACCACCGACGAAGAGGACGAAGGATGA
- the xth gene encoding exodeoxyribonuclease III, whose product MQIATWNVNSIRTRLSQVLAWLDRQGSLDVLCLQETKVVDEEFPREAFQERGYWVEVYGQKSYNGVALISRDPLEKVERGFAPLLGSVEDWDEQKRVISAVYQGIRILNLYVPNGSEVGSEKYAYKLRWLALLKQYLTVALQQKEPILMCGDFNIALEDRDIYDPKKAGEIMASEPERQALREILALGFQDAFRKFTAEPGHFSWWDYRSGGFQRNRGWRIDHQYLSPDLYEKATACWIDIEPRRAEKPSDHTPVIVTL is encoded by the coding sequence ATGCAAATTGCCACCTGGAATGTCAACTCCATTCGTACCCGTCTGTCCCAGGTTTTGGCCTGGTTGGACAGGCAGGGATCCCTGGATGTGCTCTGCTTACAGGAAACCAAGGTGGTGGATGAAGAATTTCCGCGAGAGGCTTTCCAGGAACGGGGTTATTGGGTAGAGGTTTACGGCCAAAAGTCCTACAACGGCGTGGCGCTGATCAGCCGGGATCCCTTGGAAAAGGTGGAACGGGGGTTTGCGCCGCTGCTGGGTTCAGTAGAAGATTGGGATGAGCAAAAGCGGGTGATCAGCGCTGTCTATCAAGGGATCCGCATTCTTAACTTGTATGTGCCGAATGGCTCTGAGGTGGGATCAGAAAAATATGCCTACAAATTGCGTTGGTTAGCCCTACTCAAACAGTATCTAACGGTGGCACTACAGCAAAAAGAGCCAATCCTCATGTGCGGTGATTTCAACATTGCCCTCGAAGATCGAGATATTTATGATCCCAAAAAAGCGGGAGAAATCATGGCTTCAGAACCGGAGCGACAGGCGCTACGAGAGATTTTGGCTTTGGGGTTTCAAGATGCCTTTCGCAAGTTTACGGCGGAACCCGGTCATTTTAGCTGGTGGGATTATCGCTCCGGTGGGTTCCAACGTAACCGCGGTTGGCGCATCGATCACCAGTATCTTTCTCCCGATCTGTACGAAAAGGCCACGGCCTGTTGGATCGATATTGAGCCGCGGCGAGCTGAAAAACCCAGTGATCATACCCCTGTCATCGTGACTTTGTAG
- the sfsA gene encoding DNA/RNA nuclease SfsA, with the protein MQSGAPQAPYRFPTALHSGVLLSRYKRFFADIELANGERVTAHCPNTGPMSGVCQVGAPVYLSHHSDPKRKLAYTWEMIQVDGVWVGINTGLPNRLVAWGLEQGWFPQLTGFSRWQREVTYGKSKIDFLLTGESGLAYLEIKNTTWATGSRALFPDTVTTRGQKHLQELMEVRRQGHRALLIYLINRSDCSEFAPGAERDPRYAQLFWQAVEAGVEMLPYRFEIAPEGIRPLGLAKLVNPAVD; encoded by the coding sequence ATGCAGTCTGGGGCTCCCCAAGCCCCCTACCGCTTCCCGACAGCGCTACACTCGGGGGTGTTACTGAGCCGCTACAAACGATTTTTTGCCGATATAGAGCTGGCGAACGGCGAACGGGTCACCGCCCATTGTCCAAATACGGGGCCGATGAGTGGGGTGTGTCAGGTAGGGGCGCCGGTGTACCTTTCCCATCACAGCGATCCAAAGCGGAAGCTGGCCTACACCTGGGAAATGATCCAGGTTGATGGGGTGTGGGTCGGGATCAACACGGGTTTACCCAACCGGCTGGTGGCATGGGGGTTGGAGCAGGGGTGGTTCCCACAATTGACGGGCTTTTCTCGGTGGCAACGGGAGGTAACCTATGGCAAGAGCAAAATCGACTTTCTGCTGACAGGAGAATCTGGCTTGGCCTATCTGGAGATTAAAAATACCACCTGGGCCACGGGATCCCGGGCTCTATTCCCAGATACGGTGACCACCCGCGGTCAAAAACATCTGCAGGAGCTGATGGAGGTGCGCCGACAGGGACACCGTGCCCTTTTGATTTACCTGATCAACCGTAGTGATTGCAGCGAATTTGCCCCTGGTGCCGAACGGGATCCCCGCTACGCCCAGTTGTTTTGGCAGGCGGTAGAGGCCGGGGTGGAGATGTTGCCCTACCGCTTCGAGATCGCACCGGAAGGGATCCGTCCCCTCGGGTTGGCCAAACTGGTGAATCCAGCAGTGGATTAG
- a CDS encoding ComEC/Rec2 family competence protein, with protein sequence MDSTYLLGLGWILGLLMRAWPQGAGWGWGVPLGLGLLGSLLCRRRPRLLRTWLVMGLVGWAAWGYLGWRQPFPSPTDISLLAPQQGISIIGEITSEPRLTRSERLQFWLQAEQVLHADQTARLVSGKLYVTTDPAITQKQDLHPSQRVRLTGSLYLPSPALNPGAFDFQAYLQRQGAFAGLSAQEVVPQAGGRSWGGWTLRRRIRQAFIRGLGEREGNLLASLVLGSRAAQLDFDLQDAFREIGMAHALAASGFHVSLLVGVVFVLTRPLAVRAQQVIILAVLALYLTLTGFSPSVLRAALMGVAAMAVLTEPRLQGKVKLNPLGTLLLAAVVLLVYQPNWITDLGFQLSFTATLGLLVGTAPIVLRLSFLPPTIAAALAIPLAALMWTLPLQIVTFGRIPTYSLLANPLLTALLLPLLVAGFAVAFVALLSPGLGSLLVQPLTLLLTPLINWVGWIASWPFSSYYTGAISLLQCLLLYGALVAVTFWPRWQRALRWQGTALVMIGILIGPGLWPGPPVQITALASGRTPILAIHAEGRHLLMNSGDPRLAERTVLPYLRQRGIHHLDGAVSMTSAGSANGGWATLLPALAIRQFWDGGGVNAASESYLRSLSAVQSAGIPYQVLRPGDRIPVGERLSLQAVHTNPLVLTLETEGSRWLLLGSAGTNVQAEVTGSPLLPPQIDWLWWDGGAVVLDLLERFQVQAGITSGPSNETVAAWFRQRQRPLYVADRSGAVSWSRRGVQTLRSSLD encoded by the coding sequence ATGGACAGCACCTATTTGCTGGGATTGGGTTGGATTTTGGGTCTACTGATGCGGGCCTGGCCACAGGGGGCTGGCTGGGGTTGGGGAGTGCCGTTGGGGTTGGGTTTGCTGGGATCCCTGCTGTGCCGGCGGCGACCGCGCCTGCTGCGCACCTGGCTAGTCATGGGGTTGGTGGGCTGGGCTGCTTGGGGTTACTTGGGCTGGCGACAACCTTTCCCTAGCCCAACGGATATTAGTCTGCTGGCACCCCAACAAGGGATCAGTATTATTGGTGAGATCACCTCCGAGCCCCGGCTGACTCGCAGCGAACGGCTGCAATTTTGGCTACAGGCTGAGCAGGTTTTGCACGCGGATCAAACGGCTCGTCTGGTTTCTGGCAAGCTCTATGTTACTACCGACCCGGCTATCACTCAAAAGCAAGATTTACACCCCAGCCAACGGGTACGGCTGACGGGATCCCTTTATTTACCCAGTCCCGCTTTGAATCCCGGTGCCTTCGATTTTCAAGCTTATTTACAGCGACAGGGAGCCTTTGCCGGGCTGAGTGCTCAGGAAGTGGTGCCGCAGGCAGGAGGGCGGAGCTGGGGGGGGTGGACGTTGCGCCGCCGCATTCGCCAGGCGTTTATCCGGGGCTTGGGGGAACGAGAAGGCAATTTACTGGCCTCGCTGGTGTTGGGATCCCGTGCTGCTCAGCTGGACTTTGACCTGCAGGATGCCTTCCGAGAAATCGGTATGGCCCATGCTTTGGCAGCCTCTGGGTTTCATGTGTCGCTATTGGTGGGGGTCGTCTTTGTGCTGACTCGCCCATTGGCGGTGCGAGCTCAACAGGTGATCATCCTGGCAGTACTGGCTTTGTACCTCACCCTGACCGGATTTAGCCCCTCCGTCTTGCGGGCCGCGCTGATGGGTGTGGCAGCAATGGCGGTGCTGACGGAGCCTCGTCTACAGGGCAAGGTGAAACTGAATCCCTTGGGCACGTTGCTGTTGGCGGCGGTGGTGCTGTTGGTTTATCAACCCAATTGGATTACGGATCTCGGCTTTCAACTGAGCTTTACCGCCACGTTGGGGTTGTTGGTGGGCACCGCTCCAATTGTCTTGCGGCTCAGTTTTCTCCCCCCTACCATTGCGGCTGCTCTGGCCATTCCGCTGGCGGCTTTAATGTGGACCTTGCCGCTGCAAATTGTAACCTTCGGGCGCATTCCCACCTATTCCCTATTGGCCAACCCACTCCTGACAGCTCTGTTGCTACCCTTGCTGGTGGCTGGGTTTGCGGTGGCCTTTGTGGCCTTGCTATCACCAGGGCTGGGATCCCTGTTGGTGCAACCGCTGACGCTGCTGCTGACCCCCCTGATCAATTGGGTGGGGTGGATCGCCAGTTGGCCCTTCAGCTCCTATTACACAGGGGCCATTTCTCTCCTGCAGTGTCTGTTGCTATACGGCGCTCTGGTGGCGGTTACCTTTTGGCCCCGTTGGCAACGGGCTTTGCGTTGGCAGGGCACGGCTTTGGTCATGATCGGGATCCTAATCGGGCCGGGGTTGTGGCCGGGGCCACCCGTACAAATCACCGCTTTGGCTAGCGGGCGGACTCCCATTTTGGCCATTCATGCAGAAGGCCGCCATCTGCTTATGAATAGCGGGGATCCCCGCTTGGCTGAACGGACGGTGCTGCCCTATTTGCGTCAGCGGGGGATTCACCACTTGGACGGGGCGGTTTCCATGACCTCCGCCGGATCCGCCAATGGGGGTTGGGCAACTTTGTTGCCTGCCCTTGCCATCCGCCAGTTTTGGGATGGGGGAGGGGTCAATGCCGCTTCTGAAAGTTACCTGCGTTCTTTAAGTGCGGTGCAATCGGCGGGGATCCCCTATCAGGTGTTGCGACCGGGGGATCGGATCCCGGTTGGGGAGCGGCTATCGCTCCAGGCGGTGCATACCAACCCCCTGGTGCTGACTTTGGAGACGGAGGGATCCCGTTGGTTGCTCTTGGGTTCAGCAGGGACAAATGTACAGGCGGAGGTCACCGGATCCCCTTTGTTGCCCCCGCAAATTGATTGGTTGTGGTGGGATGGAGGAGCCGTGGTGTTGGATCTGTTGGAGCGCTTTCAGGTGCAGGCGGGCATCACCTCTGGCCCTAGCAATGAGACCGTTGCTGCCTGGTTCCGGCAAAGACAGCGGCCTCTCTACGTGGCGGATCGCTCCGGGGCGGTCAGTTGGTCGCGGCGGGGAGTGCAGACTCTTAGATCAAGCTTGGACTGA
- the acnB gene encoding bifunctional aconitate hydratase 2/2-methylisocitrate dehydratase: protein MLADYRTHAAAREAQGIPPLPLNATQTSQLCDWLKAPPAGEEAFLLHLLTERIPPGVDEAAYVKASFLASLVKGEVTSPLITPLRAVEILGTMLGGYNVQILVELLADERAEIAAAAAKALSHTLLIFDAFHDVLGLSQAGNVYAQQVIESWAHGEWFTAKAPLAEAITVTIFKVAGEINTDDLSPASHATTRPDIPLHALAMLESRAPGSLATIAELKRKGYPVAFVGDVVGTGSSRKSAINSVLWHIGHDIPHVPNKRAGGVILGGTIAPIFFNTAEDAGALPIQCDVSGLETGMVVTIHPYQGVITSESGQTLSTFHLKPETLTDEVRAGGRIPLLIGRALTDKTRQALGWDPSPLFIRPKPPQETGKGYTLAQKIVGKACGLAGVRPGTSCEPLMTTVGSQDTTGPMTRDELKELACLGFNADLVLQSFCHTAAYPKPVDIKTHKELPDFFASRGGVVLRPGDGIIHSWLNRMLLPDTVGTGGDSHTRFPLGISFPAGSGLVAFAAALGVMPLDMPESVLVRFKGQLQPGITLRDIVHAIPYVAIQKGLLTVEKKGKKNVFAGRIMEIEGLPDLKVEQAFEFTDASAERNCAGCTIKLSIETVAEYLRSNVVLLKNMIARGYQDARTLLRRIVKMEEWLANPSLMEADPDAEYAEVIEIDLNTITEPIVCAPNDPDKVMTLSEVYAQNAAGNPDTPIKIDEVFIGSCMTNIGHYRAAAKILEGQGRAKVRQFWICPPTRMDESQLRAEGVYGTFAAVGARTEMPGCSLCMGNQARVEDGATVMSTSTRNFNNRMGKDARVYLGSAELAAACALLGRIPTPTEYQDIVSNKLQPFAGELYRYLNFNEIPNFEDEGRVIPLDQMPKIEDLLGIPS from the coding sequence ATGCTGGCCGACTATCGCACCCATGCTGCTGCCCGTGAGGCGCAAGGGATCCCGCCATTACCTCTTAATGCAACTCAGACCAGCCAATTGTGCGATTGGCTCAAAGCTCCACCTGCCGGGGAGGAGGCTTTTTTGTTGCATCTGCTTACGGAGCGGATCCCGCCGGGGGTGGATGAAGCAGCCTATGTGAAGGCCAGCTTTTTGGCCTCCTTGGTCAAGGGAGAGGTCACGTCTCCCTTGATCACCCCGCTGCGGGCAGTGGAGATTTTGGGCACAATGCTGGGGGGCTACAACGTCCAGATCTTGGTGGAGCTGTTGGCGGATGAACGAGCAGAGATTGCCGCTGCTGCTGCCAAGGCCCTCAGCCATACGCTGCTGATTTTCGATGCCTTTCACGATGTGTTGGGGCTGAGCCAAGCCGGCAATGTCTATGCTCAGCAGGTGATTGAGTCCTGGGCCCATGGGGAATGGTTTACTGCCAAAGCTCCCTTGGCTGAAGCGATCACCGTGACGATCTTTAAAGTGGCAGGGGAGATCAACACCGACGATCTCTCGCCCGCCTCTCATGCCACCACCCGCCCGGATATCCCCCTGCATGCCTTGGCCATGCTGGAGTCGCGCGCACCGGGATCCCTGGCAACCATTGCCGAACTGAAGCGAAAGGGGTATCCTGTCGCCTTTGTGGGGGACGTAGTGGGGACGGGATCCTCCCGTAAATCCGCCATTAACTCGGTGCTTTGGCATATCGGCCATGACATTCCCCATGTCCCCAATAAGCGGGCTGGAGGGGTGATCCTGGGGGGGACAATCGCACCCATTTTCTTCAACACTGCTGAAGATGCCGGGGCGCTACCCATTCAATGCGATGTGTCCGGGTTGGAAACCGGCATGGTGGTCACCATCCATCCCTACCAGGGTGTGATCACCTCTGAGTCAGGCCAGACCCTCTCCACCTTCCACCTCAAGCCAGAAACCCTCACCGACGAAGTGCGGGCCGGGGGTCGGATCCCGCTGTTGATTGGCCGTGCCCTCACCGACAAAACCCGCCAAGCCTTGGGTTGGGATCCCTCCCCGCTGTTTATCCGGCCCAAGCCACCCCAAGAAACCGGTAAAGGCTATACCCTGGCCCAAAAAATTGTCGGCAAAGCCTGTGGCCTAGCGGGGGTGCGTCCAGGTACGAGCTGTGAACCCTTGATGACGACAGTGGGATCCCAGGACACCACTGGGCCGATGACGCGGGACGAGCTGAAAGAGCTGGCCTGTCTGGGCTTTAACGCCGATTTGGTGCTGCAGAGCTTCTGCCATACGGCAGCCTATCCTAAGCCGGTTGATATCAAAACCCACAAAGAACTGCCGGACTTTTTTGCCTCACGGGGGGGAGTGGTTCTGCGTCCTGGGGATGGCATCATCCACTCCTGGTTGAACCGGATGCTGCTGCCGGATACGGTTGGCACCGGGGGGGACTCTCACACCCGTTTCCCTTTGGGGATTTCCTTTCCAGCCGGATCTGGCCTAGTGGCCTTTGCGGCGGCACTAGGGGTGATGCCCTTGGATATGCCGGAATCCGTTTTGGTACGGTTTAAGGGCCAGTTACAGCCAGGGATCACCCTGCGGGATATTGTCCACGCCATTCCCTATGTAGCCATTCAAAAGGGCCTGTTGACCGTCGAGAAAAAGGGCAAAAAGAACGTTTTTGCCGGACGGATCATGGAAATTGAGGGCTTACCCGATTTGAAAGTGGAACAGGCCTTTGAGTTTACCGATGCTTCGGCGGAGCGCAACTGTGCCGGTTGTACCATCAAGCTCAGCATTGAAACGGTTGCAGAATATCTGCGTTCCAACGTTGTGTTGCTGAAAAACATGATTGCGCGCGGCTATCAGGATGCAAGAACCCTGCTGCGGCGCATCGTCAAAATGGAAGAGTGGCTGGCCAATCCAAGCTTAATGGAGGCGGATCCAGATGCCGAATATGCTGAGGTTATTGAGATTGATTTGAATACCATCACTGAGCCGATTGTTTGTGCCCCCAATGACCCGGATAAGGTGATGACCCTGAGCGAGGTTTATGCACAAAATGCAGCGGGTAACCCCGACACCCCCATCAAGATTGATGAAGTGTTTATCGGCTCTTGTATGACCAATATTGGTCACTATCGAGCTGCTGCCAAGATTTTGGAAGGTCAAGGTCGGGCCAAAGTGCGTCAATTTTGGATCTGCCCCCCAACTCGTATGGATGAATCCCAACTGCGGGCAGAAGGAGTGTATGGCACCTTTGCAGCCGTGGGTGCTCGCACGGAAATGCCTGGCTGTAGCCTGTGTATGGGCAACCAAGCCCGTGTGGAAGATGGTGCCACGGTGATGTCCACCTCCACTCGTAACTTCAACAATCGCATGGGCAAAGATGCACGAGTTTACCTCGGATCTGCGGAACTTGCGGCGGCTTGTGCCCTGCTAGGACGGATCCCAACCCCTACAGAGTATCAAGATATTGTTTCCAACAAACTTCAGCCTTTTGCTGGGGAACTGTACCGCTATCTCAACTTTAATGAGATCCCCAACTTTGAGGATGAGGGTCGGGTGATTCCGTTGGATCAAATGCCCAAAATTGAGGATTTGTTAGGGATCCCGTCTTGA
- a CDS encoding precorrin-8X methylmutase, with the protein MNEAWVDPITAASFRQIDHEIGPHPWQGIQYEVVRRAIHATADFELRDRFVFSPNAVEQALVALREKRPVIVDVSMVAAGIHPRLVAAGIPLHCALDWVEEPRLPGQTRTANGMLNLAQLYPEALFVIGNAPTALLALVDEIRAERVQPCVVIGVPVGFVAVEEAKQALAQTNVPQIRVDGRKGGSPVAAAIVNALLIAAQRDPIPN; encoded by the coding sequence ATGAATGAAGCCTGGGTTGACCCAATTACAGCAGCCAGCTTTCGCCAAATTGACCATGAAATTGGCCCGCACCCGTGGCAAGGGATCCAGTACGAAGTGGTACGACGAGCCATTCATGCAACTGCCGACTTTGAATTGCGGGATCGCTTTGTTTTCAGCCCAAACGCCGTTGAACAAGCGCTGGTCGCCCTGCGGGAGAAACGGCCTGTTATTGTTGATGTCAGCATGGTGGCTGCTGGGATCCACCCTCGACTGGTGGCCGCTGGGATCCCGTTGCATTGTGCCCTGGACTGGGTAGAAGAACCCCGCTTACCTGGGCAAACCCGCACTGCCAACGGAATGCTGAACTTAGCGCAACTCTACCCAGAAGCCCTATTTGTGATCGGCAATGCTCCCACCGCCCTGCTGGCCTTGGTGGATGAGATTCGGGCTGAGCGAGTCCAGCCCTGTGTGGTGATCGGGGTGCCAGTGGGGTTTGTGGCGGTGGAAGAGGCAAAGCAGGCCTTGGCCCAAACGAATGTTCCCCAAATTCGGGTGGACGGGCGTAAAGGGGGATCCCCAGTGGCTGCGGCGATTGTCAATGCCCTGCTGATAGCAGCCCAACGGGATCCCATCCCAAACTAA